ATTTTTGTCAATGGCAAGGTGTTAAAGAATGCATGAAAGGAAGAGTTACAAAACTTGTAGTTGAAAATCTCAATTTGAGTGGTTTATTGGACCAAAATGCCCTCAATCAATTAGATCAATTACGAGTTTTAAGCTTCAAAGAAAACTCCATTTCCGGCCAAATCCCAAACCTCACCGGACTTCCCAATTTGAAATCACTTttcctcaacaacaacaacttttCCGGCGAGTTTCCGGTGACCATTACTCTTCTTCACCGTATCAAAGTTGTGGTTCTCGCCGGAAACAAACTCTCCGGCGACATTCCTCCGGCGTTAACAAATTTATCCCGGCTGTATGTTCTTTATCTAGAAGACAATCACTTCACCGGAGAAATCCCTCCGTTAAAACAGCTCAGTTTGAGATTCTTCAATGTGTCAAACAATCAACTTTCCGGTGAAATCCCGAATACCCCGGCGCTTTCTCGGTTCAATGAATCATCTTTTACCGGAAATGTCAAATTGTGTGGAGTACAAATGCATAATAACTGTAAAAACTTTGGTCCTTCGACTAGTCCATCATATCCCATCATTCCAGAAAATGTATCTCATCATAAAAAAAGCAAAAAGCTTATAATCATCATTGTCCCGGTGGTCGCTGGAATCTTGCTCCTCTCCGTTTTGACGGCGATTTTCATAGCATGTGTTAGaaacagaagaagaaaaactcAAGATGGAAAGAGCAAAGGAGTTGAAGGTGGTGGAGGCGAGGGAGGGGAAGAAGAGGGGACTAGTCGTGGTGGcaatggtggtggtggtggtagggaTGATAATATTGGTGGAAAAGAAGGGGCATTTTCATGGGATCAAGGAAGTGGAGGATTAGGGACATTGGTGTTTTGTGGACCAGGAGATCAACAAATGAATTACACCTTAGAGGATTTGTTGAAAGCATCAGCTGAGACATTAGGGAGGGGTATAATAGGAAGTACATATAAAGCTGTGATGGAATCCGGCTACATTGTGACGGTGAAGCGGCTGAGGGATTCGAGATTTCCGAGGTTAGAGGAATTCCGGCGACACGTGGAGATTATTGGTAGGCTAAGACATCCTAACTTGGTCCCACTCCGAGCATATTTTCAAGCTAAGGAAGAACGTTTGGTTGTTTATGATTATTTCCCTAATGGCAGCCTCTTCTCCCTCGTTCATGGTACGTATTCCATCGTTCATTTATCTATTTATAGTTCATTTTGCTTTTATCTGTTTTAGTCTAATGAAATCGtgaataaaacaagaaaagaggGCTATAGTTGAGCTCATGAATATTGAAAGGAAGTAAAAACCGGGAAAGTTGAATTTGTTAGtagtgaaagaagaaaaaaatgggtATGGTTGAGCTCGTGAATAGTGAAAGGAAGGAAAAACCGGGATCGTTAAGTTCGTGAGtagtgaaagaaagaaaaaaagggataGATTTGGCGGGAAGAATTTGCACTTGAGTGGTATAAGGTGGGATTAAGATAAGGGGAAATAACTTATATATGTCTTGTATATACATCAAATCAATATATGCATTACATgtgttttttattaaattag
This sequence is a window from Solanum dulcamara chromosome 10, daSolDulc1.2, whole genome shotgun sequence. Protein-coding genes within it:
- the LOC129870520 gene encoding inactive leucine-rich repeat receptor-like serine/threonine-protein kinase At1g60630; its protein translation is MEMSISMEIKNPFLFLRYCSNHKFLFFIFSIYSIVIPLVTSSDAEALLALKSTIDPSNFLDWKEGTDFCQWQGVKECMKGRVTKLVVENLNLSGLLDQNALNQLDQLRVLSFKENSISGQIPNLTGLPNLKSLFLNNNNFSGEFPVTITLLHRIKVVVLAGNKLSGDIPPALTNLSRLYVLYLEDNHFTGEIPPLKQLSLRFFNVSNNQLSGEIPNTPALSRFNESSFTGNVKLCGVQMHNNCKNFGPSTSPSYPIIPENVSHHKKSKKLIIIIVPVVAGILLLSVLTAIFIACVRNRRRKTQDGKSKGVEGGGGEGGEEEGTSRGGNGGGGGRDDNIGGKEGAFSWDQGSGGLGTLVFCGPGDQQMNYTLEDLLKASAETLGRGIIGSTYKAVMESGYIVTVKRLRDSRFPRLEEFRRHVEIIGRLRHPNLVPLRAYFQAKEERLVVYDYFPNGSLFSLVHGTRANSGSKPLHWTSCLKIAEDVAAGLLHIHQNPGLTHGNLKSSNVLLGADFESCLTDYCLMPFRNPNSPEESGASSLFYRAPECRDIRRPVTHQADVYSFGVLLLELLTGKTPFQDLVQEHGSDIPRWVRSVREEETESGDEPASSNEVSEEKLGALLNVAMACVSLVPENRPTMKDVLRMIRDARAEAQGSSNSSDHSPGRWSDTVQSLPRDEHLSI